GAGGAGCAACGCAGGGCTGGCTCGAAAGACTCCGGCTCTCCCTTCCCCGCGCTTCAGCGCCTCTTCCCCACATCACCTTCCCTCCATTCTACCAGTGAATTCTGGAGGTTGGTATAACACCAAGCTCTAGAATCCATCTTCGCCGCCATGTCTTCTGAAGAGGAAACCTCTCTTCCCCACCAAATGCTAGGGGAGGATGTGCTCAGTCCGGAAGAAAAAATCGAAAAATACACCGGGGAAATCGACTGGAAATACCTCCGGCCCCACTACGAAAGCGGAGTCCTGCACTGGGTCGATCCCGAACTCGACCTCGCCACCGTGGCCCGCGCCTTCCACCAAGACAAGGCATCGCAAGTGGCCGACTGGCTGGGCCGAGGAGACCTCGTCAAAATCGGTCCCCAACACGCCCAGCAGTGGGACCAAGCCACCGCCCCTCGCTTC
The Verrucomicrobiota bacterium genome window above contains:
- a CDS encoding DUF2288 family protein, which gives rise to MSSEEETSLPHQMLGEDVLSPEEKIEKYTGEIDWKYLRPHYESGVLHWVDPELDLATVARAFHQDKASQVADWLGRGDLVKIGPQHAQQWDQATAPRFRATVVTPFVLMQPLP